The DNA segment ATGCCTGTGACCCTGGGCACTTCACCGcgcctctctgtgcctgtcctCAGCTGCCCGATGCGGGAGTAAGCAGGCCCAGCTCAGACATGGTAACATGCCTGGTGCACTGTAAATGGCAAACGGGacacccacccccaacccaccACCCAGACAGTAGAAAGGGCTGGAAGTTGACTTTTAATAATAAAGTACAAGGGGGAAAAGGGTGGAGGGATTTGAGCCGGGTGGTCAGGTGTCCTACCACACCAGGGCCTGGGCTAGCTACACaaactgctgctgctgctgttgctgcttgGTGGCTGCCTTGCTGGCAAGGTCCTTGGCCTTCTCTGTAGCTGCCAGTGCCGTCTCCTTTGCCTTCTCCTTGGCTTCCTTGGCTGTCTCAACAAGGGTTTTGGAAGGGGCCTCACCTGCAGCAAAGGGCAGGGGCTGGCTTCAGAGAATGCCAAGAAGACCTATTTCATCACCCCTCCATGACATTCACCCTCTTTGGGCCAGGCCCCATTGGAAAAGGTGGTATTTGCCCCAGGGGAGAGATCAGGAGTCCCAGGCTTAGAGTGGGGTGGTGGTAGCCACAGACTCCACACAAATCAGGGCAACTAGGATTTGACTCCAGCTTCTCTTTGTGCCCAGAGCCCTCACCTTGCAGCTTGGCCAAGATGTATTCAAAGCCCTTCATAGTCTTGGTCACATTGCTTTTGAACCGGGCAAGGCCAAATTCCtggcaaaagaagaaaggggTAAAGATTTGGAGCTTCCCACTGATCCCTAGCCAAGCCTTTGTGCCAAATGCCTGGGCCCCCAAAGACCCAGCACCCCCACAAAGCTGCTCACCTGGACAGCTCTGGAGACACCAAATAAACTAGAGGAGACCCAGGCTTCCCGGCGGATTTCGGTCCAGCCGCTGTTATCAGAGTTCACACAGTAAACACATCGTTCCTCCACCACCTGTGCGGGGAACCAGGCCAACCACAACTGTGGGGGTGTCTTTCACTTTACCAAACTTGCACATCAATGTGATCCCCTGCCTCTCTTTCACAAGGTAaggcaataaaatgaaaacctacTTCTTTCACTTACTGTATGCCAAATCTGCATTTTAGGAAGAGCAAGAACATAAAAAAGGCCATTTTGCTAACACCTCTCCTCTAACTCTTCAAACTAAAAGGCATACAGACTCGAGATCAGTAGAGTGCCTTCCAGCTCTATCCTGGTCCTGGATTTTGTTTGCTAGGTTTCCATGCAGTGCTTTTAGCCTGCCTTCCACCACTACAGTTCTTGAGCTcccatttccaaaatggaaatcTGGCAGTCGTCACAGCTCATTATCAGAGAAGTGGACCAGTATTTccaaaagaaacacttaaaacacATGTCTTGACAGCTGGATCACTAcctttgtaatttataaaaacaggttaTGCCCTCAGGATAGTCTCCTGTGAAGCCTTCAGAAAACTCTGGGGGAGAATATCAAGGTGCCTGCTCACTCTGTGACCTTGCAGGAcacttcccctctctgaacctcacttcCCTCTTTGCATAATAGAGAGTAATACCCACCTTTCCAGGGTCACTGTGAAGATTagctgagaaagagaatgaagagttCTCTGAAAGCTTTTAGAATATTCACAAGCGAGAAAATACTGCACTagctttctttaaagttttcaaGCTTTTTTATGTGCAAAAAAATCAAAACGTGTATGAACCTCTTCCACCAAAATCTCAGACAAAAATCCATTACATAAGACAGATAAATGTCTTAATAAACATCATAAGACAGAACTCCTCTAATTATGGGGCAGGAGGCCCAGAACCTTTCCCCTCTGAGGCACAAAGGAATTCCTTATGGCTTGATGGACTCCTGTTTGAAAATTACCACCTCCCTTCCTCAGCATCACTCCTGTGAGCCCAAACTatacatgtgccaggcacagtgaggGTACTCTGTATTTAGTACTTGGAACAACTCTGTAGAACAGGTACCCTCAGTATCAATGAGTTAAAAGACTGGTCCAGAGATACTAACCAGCTGAAAAGATCATCGGAGTTACACTCTAGAGCTATCACTCCCTAGTAACCCAGATCTGCCCCAGACCATAGAATTTCCTTCATGGCTCCCTAGCCACAGGTACCTGGAGTTTTCTACTTCTGGGGGAACAAGGGGAGGGTAGTCTCACCATCAGCCGGGCATGGTTGATGTTCCAGGTGAAGGTGGTCATGGTCTGGTTCTGCGGGTCCACAATAGAATCCTCCAGGATGTACACCGAGTGAGCAACATTGGCAGGAAACAGTCGCTCGGCCCAGCGGGGCATCCTGTTAGTCTTGGTCAGGAGACGCCGGGACAGGAGCTTCTGGTCAGGGGTCACCTCCCGGTGCACTATGTCTTCCGTCAAGACATGTTTGCTGCAAGTATCGGAGTAAAGGTGACTCTAGGGAGCATGCCGCCTGTTGGGTTTCCCATTTGGAGCCTCCTGGCCCAGAATGGCCATGCCTTCCCCAAACTTGGCACGATCATCTGCAGTGATAAGTGGCGTGCCTCGGACCTGATCTAGAGTTCGTTGAGCCTATCCGCAGGCAAATTCCAACTCCCGCCCCCTCGCTGACCGGTCCAGCTGGACCTCATAATTTATTACACCCGTGGAGAATGCCACAGGCACTGAGTTGGCCAACGCCCGGATTTCCAACCTCAAGATCCCTCCCAACTCAAGTTCCCCCGCCTCTTCCTGTCTCACCACCCCGAAATGAGAGAACCTTGGACTACAGCCTCAAGTAAACCACCGCCCAGGCCCAGCCTCTTTCCACTACCTTGCAGGCCTGGCCGCTTCCCGGATAGGGTTTTCTTAACCTACAGATGGCCACGGTTCCGCCGATCCCCTACCTCCGACTCGATGTCGAGTCCTTCCCGGCCCCACACTTCGATCTCCAAACAGCGAGAGGGGAGGACTGCTCTTTCCAGGGCCACGTACCTATAGGGATTCGGGTACCGCTGCCAGAAGGCAGCGAACACTTGGTCCCAGGAACTCCGGAGCACGCTCTGGCCCAGGAAATACTTCACCATCGTCCCGGCCGGGGCGGGCTCAGCATCCAAGCAGCATCAGGGGTGCAAAGCCCGGGGTGGGCACGCGGAGGCCGGGCCGCGGCTCGGCGCACGCCCTCCAGGCTCGCAGCTCAGTCACCACCGCACCGCGCCCAAGAAGCCGCCGCCGCCATGAGGAGTTGTCCGGCCGCGCGCAACTTCCGGCGCATCCGCGCAGTACCCACCACTTCCGGCGCCCGCACACGTGAtcccgcggccccgcccctccctcctcacccctccccctccccctcccccgcgggAGTCGCGGAGCTGCGGGTCTGACCCAGGTTGAAAGGGCCCCAGGTTCCGTGGGGAATCCGTGCGGGAACGACGCCTAAGCCCAGCAAACGAGCTGGGCGGTGGCGTGCGGCGTGCGGCGCCGTTAAGGGCGCTGCCGCGCGCGCTCTCAGGCCGCCCCGAGTCCTGGGGGGGACTTCGAAGGAGGATCCGCGCCTGGGGCCAGAGAACGGGGCAGACGGGGGCACTGCCGGAGGCCGAGCCGACGCAGTGTCTCCAGTCGTAGGTTGGTGCCTGGGGTCGGGGACCGAGGTTTGGGCGCTGCCTGCCTGAGCGGAGATCCGGGTTTGCCTCCGCCCCCGCTCAGGACCCTGACGCGGGTGAGGCGGCCCCGGGAGCATGAGCGGGCAGCGCGTGGACGTCAAGGTGGTGATGCTGGGCAAGGAGTACGTGGGCAAGACGAGCCTGGTGGAACGATACGTGCACGACCGCTTCCTGGTGGGGCCCTATCAGAACGTGAGTGCGCTCCGCGGGGCCGGGCACGAGTGGGAGGGAGCTGACCGGCACCCGCGGCCCTGATCGCTTCCCCCTGATTGCAGACCATCGGGGCCGCCTTCGTGGCCAAGGTGATGTCCGTTGGAGACCGGACGGTGACTTTAGGTATTTGGGTAAGTCCCCTGGGCAAGTAGTCCTGAGATCACCCAATCCTGAAGAGGCTTAGGTTCTCCTATTACTGACTGACTTGTCTCTTAGAGGCCGTTCTCTAAACCCCAGTTTAAAAATAGGGGTCTGAAGGACGTGATAGTAGTTTGCAGTCTTGGGGAGTAGCTCAGTAACTCAGGCCAGGGCTGAGCCGCCCCCTGCCCTTCAGGACACAGCAGGCTCTGAGCGCTACGAGGCGATGAGCCGAATCTACTACCGGGGTGCCAAAGCTGCCATCGTCTGCTACGGTAAGAGAGGCTCTGGCCTGTTCCTCAAACAAGAAGGGTTGGGTGTCAGGCCTGCCTTAGAGAACAGCCCCTGACCCTTGGTGTGTTTCCTGTGCGTCCCACATCAAGACCTGACGGACAGCAGCAGCTTTGAGCGGGCAAAGTTCTGGGTGAAGGAACTGCGC comes from the Prionailurus bengalensis isolate Pbe53 chromosome A1, Fcat_Pben_1.1_paternal_pri, whole genome shotgun sequence genome and includes:
- the RAB24 gene encoding ras-related protein Rab-24 isoform X4; this translates as MSGQRVDVKVVMLGKEYVGKTSLVERYVHDRFLVGPYQNTIGAAFVAKVMSVGDRTVTLGIWDTAGSERYEAMSRIYYRGAKAAIVCYDLTDSSSFERAKFWVKELRNLEEGCQIYLCGTKSDLLEEDRRRRRVDFHDVQDYADNELFQKVAEDYVSVAAFQVMTGEAARTRLPSCHSVLMM
- the RAB24 gene encoding ras-related protein Rab-24 isoform X3; its protein translation is MSGQRVDVKVVMLGKEYVGKTSLVERYVHDRFLVGPYQNTIGAAFVAKVMSVGDRTVTLGIWDTAGSERYEAMSRIYYRGAKAAIVCYDLTDSSSFERAKFWVKELRNLEEGCQIYLCGTKSDLLEEDRRRRRVDFHDVQDYADNELFQKVAEDYVSVAAFQVMTEDKGVDLGQKANPYFYSCCHH
- the PRELID1 gene encoding PRELI domain-containing protein 1, mitochondrial → MVKYFLGQSVLRSSWDQVFAAFWQRYPNPYSKHVLTEDIVHREVTPDQKLLSRRLLTKTNRMPRWAERLFPANVAHSVYILEDSIVDPQNQTMTTFTWNINHARLMVVEERCVYCVNSDNSGWTEIRREAWVSSSLFGVSRAVQEFGLARFKSNVTKTMKGFEYILAKLQGEAPSKTLVETAKEAKEKAKETALAATEKAKDLASKAATKQQQQQQQFV
- the RAB24 gene encoding ras-related protein Rab-24 isoform X2; this encodes MSGQRVDVKVVMLGKEYVGKTSLVERYVHDRFLVGPYQNTIGAAFVAKVMSVGDRTVTLGIWDTAGSERYEAMSRIYYRGAKAAIVCYDLTDSSSFERAKFWVKELRNLEEGCQIYLCGTKSDLLEEDRRRRRVDFHDVQDYADNIKAQLFETSSKTGQSVDELFQKVAEDYVSVAAFQVMTGEAARTRLPSCHSVLMM
- the RAB24 gene encoding ras-related protein Rab-24 isoform X1, whose amino-acid sequence is MSGQRVDVKVVMLGKEYVGKTSLVERYVHDRFLVGPYQNTIGAAFVAKVMSVGDRTVTLGIWDTAGSERYEAMSRIYYRGAKAAIVCYDLTDSSSFERAKFWVKELRNLEEGCQIYLCGTKSDLLEEDRRRRRVDFHDVQDYADNIKAQLFETSSKTGQSVDELFQKVAEDYVSVAAFQVMTEDKGVDLGQKANPYFYSCCHH